The bacterium genomic interval ACCCGAGAAACATATTCTAATGCTAGCTTCATATCTGTTTTTTTATTTTCCGGTTTAAAATATAGAATTTCTTTTATTGTAGTAAGCACGTGGGCCGTTCCTTTAGCAGGAGGAATAAATTTTTCTATTTTATCCGTAAAAACGGCAAGGCTAAGCTTATCATTATTTCTAAGGCTGCAGAAAGCAAGTACGCCGCCTATTTCTGCTGCCAATTCTCTTTTTATTCTAGTCTTTGTTCCAAAATCAAAAGAAGCCGAGGCATCAAGAAGTATCATCAGGGTAAGTTCTCTTTCCTCTGCAAATTTTTTCACATAAGGGATTCCGGTTCTTGCAGTAACATTCCAGTCAATTGTTCTGATATCGTCCCCGGGGAAATATTCGCGGACCTCAAGAAATTCCATTCCCTTACCTTTAAAAACACTCTTGTACTCACCCGCAAACACATCGGTAACCGTTCGTCTTGAGCGGATTTCTATTT includes:
- a CDS encoding DUF58 domain-containing protein is translated as MLSEEVIRKIRKIEIRSRRTVTDVFAGEYKSVFKGKGMEFLEVREYFPGDDIRTIDWNVTARTGIPYVKKFAEERELTLMILLDASASFDFGTKTRIKRELAAEIGGVLAFCSLRNNDKLSLAVFTDKIEKFIPPAKGTAHVLTTIKEILYFKPENKKTDMKLALEYVSRVMAKRFILFIISDFLTPGYEQALKIVSKKQDVIPIRMLDPLEIELPSAGVVEFEDPESMQNIVVDTSDSQFRKNFVLKRKERHEEVKSFFKNSGIDCIDIRTNEDYMKPLIKFFAMRARRMR